One window of the Salvia splendens isolate huo1 chromosome 1, SspV2, whole genome shotgun sequence genome contains the following:
- the LOC121790935 gene encoding uncharacterized protein At1g28695-like, whose product MECNFINKNLAMILTILLATITLFYYREELTNNSLLFYTDKYSSTDSNWSSWLPRDELGIALARASTADKTVIVAVINEAYVESDYPSMFDLFLEGFWVGERTRPLLRHLVVVSMDKAAHERCLFRRLNCYLLVAGGGGFSSEKLYMSGEFIEMMWRRTAFLLEVLHRGYNC is encoded by the exons ATGGAGTGCAACTTTATTAACAAAAATTTGGCAATGATCCTTACAATATTGCTAGCAACAATCACACTTTTCTATTATCGTGAAGAGCTAACCAAcaactctctcttattttatacaGACAAATACTCTTCTACCGATTCCAACTGG TCATCATGGTTGCCACGAGATGAGCTCGGAATAGCTCTGGCGAGGGCTTCAACGGCGGACAAGACGGTGATCGTGGCCGTGATCAACGAGGCCTACGTGGAGAGCGATTACCCCTCGATGTTCGATCTATTTCTTGAGGGCTTTTGGGTGGGAGAGAGGACACGGCCGCTCCTCCGCCACCTGGTGGTGGTTTCCATGGATAAGGCTGCCCATGAGAGGTGTCTCTTCCGCCGCTTGAACTGTTACTTGCTGGTGGCCGGCGGCGGTGGTTTCTCCAGTGAGAAGTTATACATGTCGGGAGAGTTTATAGAGATGATGTGGAGGAGGACTGCATTTCTCCTTGAAGTTCTCCATAGAGGTTACAactgttag